From a region of the SAR324 cluster bacterium genome:
- a CDS encoding metalloregulator ArsR/SmtB family transcription factor: METTTYSSRAEVLREELNQLFGSQERNIDQATRSLKVLAHPARLKILCALRTGEQTVQDLEYYTGLKQTTLSQHLSLLRSRDIVTSRREANFSFYRIANDRILELFELIKDIYCQT, from the coding sequence TTGGAAACGACTACCTACTCATCTCGCGCAGAAGTTTTGCGGGAAGAACTCAACCAGCTCTTTGGCTCACAAGAGCGAAATATTGATCAGGCCACTCGAAGTTTGAAAGTCTTGGCTCACCCAGCTCGCCTGAAGATCCTGTGTGCACTGCGCACAGGTGAGCAAACAGTTCAGGATCTGGAATACTACACCGGCTTGAAACAAACCACATTATCACAACACCTCTCACTTCTTCGTTCCAGAGATATTGTAACATCAAGGCGTGAAGCTAACTTCTCCTTCTATAGAATTGCCAATGATCGCATCTTGGAACTATTCGAGTTGATCAAAGACATCTATTGCCAAACCTGA
- a CDS encoding DUF2062 domain-containing protein, translating to MKYLIGLIKKRLIHPVLHSMASVSQVSWGVGIGMFLGFTPTVGVQMYLAALVWGFCRYLLNFRFNLPVSVAMVWVSNPLTMVPMYYGFLTTGCWVQGKELLTYATFENHLTEILGMESVWGSIVSGAEYLLIELGEPMMLGSLFYAFPIAIGSYFLTYYGLLRHRQHKAHQAQMSYEEWCAAHEIAP from the coding sequence ATGAAATATCTTATCGGTTTGATCAAGAAAAGGCTGATCCATCCTGTTCTGCATAGCATGGCCTCAGTCAGTCAAGTCAGTTGGGGGGTGGGAATCGGAATGTTCCTGGGTTTCACACCCACGGTCGGAGTGCAAATGTACCTGGCTGCTTTGGTTTGGGGTTTCTGCCGTTATCTTTTAAATTTCAGGTTTAATCTACCTGTCAGTGTTGCAATGGTTTGGGTCAGTAATCCATTGACAATGGTACCAATGTACTATGGCTTTCTCACAACTGGCTGCTGGGTACAGGGCAAAGAGCTATTAACCTATGCGACTTTTGAGAATCATCTGACCGAAATCCTCGGCATGGAGAGTGTATGGGGTTCGATCGTTTCAGGAGCAGAGTACTTACTGATTGAATTGGGGGAACCAATGATGCTAGGGAGTTTGTTCTATGCTTTCCCAATTGCAATTGGCAGCTATTTTTTGACCTACTACGGGTTGCTGCGACACCGACAACACAAAGCCCACCAAGCACAAATGAGCTATGAAGAGTGGTGTGCCGCACATGAGATTGCACCATAA